The proteins below are encoded in one region of Micromonospora sp. DSM 45708:
- a CDS encoding Na(+)/H(+) antiporter subunit C gives MTGPTLVLVLAVGVLVATGVTLLLERSLTRILLGVILLGNGVNLLILLGGRSGAAPLVGTAPVGDMSDALPQAMVLTAVVITFGLTAFLLAVAYRSWYTSGDDEVQDDLEDRQTVRLAERNEVATADLGGDGPDRDPEQVDPEPARRRLRRDEGSYEREE, from the coding sequence GTGACCGGGCCGACGCTGGTGCTGGTGCTGGCGGTCGGGGTGCTCGTCGCCACCGGCGTCACGCTGCTGCTGGAACGCAGCCTGACCCGGATCCTGCTCGGCGTCATCCTGCTCGGCAACGGGGTGAACCTGCTCATCCTGCTCGGCGGGCGGTCCGGTGCCGCCCCGCTGGTCGGTACCGCGCCGGTCGGCGACATGAGCGACGCCCTGCCGCAGGCCATGGTGCTCACCGCCGTGGTGATCACGTTCGGCTTGACCGCCTTCCTGCTCGCGGTCGCCTACCGGAGCTGGTACACCAGCGGCGACGACGAGGTGCAGGACGACCTGGAGGACCGGCAGACCGTCCGGCTCGCCGAACGCAACGAGGTGGCCACCGCGGACCTCGGCGGCGACGGCCCGGACCGCGACCCGGAACAGGTCGACCCGGAGCCGGCCCGCCGCCGGCTGCGCCGGGACGAGGGCTCGTATGAGCGCGAGGAGTGA